The DNA region CGCTCCACGCAAGTATGACCTACTCCGCTGTTCATTCTCCATCATTTCGGCTGAAATATTTGGATTGATGACCAAAGTATCTAGAATTTCCAAATCCTTCAAGATTTCCTCAACCCGGTCTTTCACCCGCACGATATAGATATTATTCTTCTTTAATTTCATTTTCTTCCGAACAACCAACTCACCGTGGGTATGAAAAAATTCCTTCAACAGTGAGTAGATTCGTCGGGCAATTGCAGCATTTTCTGTCTGTACATTTAAGATTAATTGCCCATTCATAAGGGAAATCGATCCGTTCATACGTAGAATGGCTGCTAGCTCTGAACGCGCGTGCTCATAGTCCACTGTTAGCTGAGTGAGTTCTTTCTTTACATCTCCTGCAAATGAAGCCACCAGCTCACCTCTTTCTTATTCACTTTATTTTATGCGATCGTTCATGACATCCATAATAGCGCCTACTAATTTATCCTGGTTGTGGTAAACCCCACTCTTTTCAAGATTTAAAAAGTCACAGCCAACCACCTGACATTTTTGATCTGCCAAGCCTTGACGGTCTTGTGTGATTTGAACTAAATAGTCCTTTTCACTGGCACCCTCCAAGTATTCAAAGGGTACTGGGGTTTTATTCAATAGCACCGTGTCTATCGCCTTAGCCCCTAAGTGTTCGTTAATTACACGTACATGGTCTGCGTCTGAGAAATGCTCAGTCTCGCCAAGTTGTGTCATGATATTACAAATATAGACAACTTTTGCGGGCGTGTCAACAATTGCGTTTCGAATTTCCTCAATTGCCACATTTGGCAAAATAGACGTGTATAAAGAACCTGGGCCCAGAATGACCATATCGGCCTGCATTATTTCTGACACCACTTCACGCCCAGCACGCGGACTGGTGATTGGGTTACCCGACACATCCACTTTCGGTCGGTCATTAGCCAAGCGAACAGTCACTTCTTGAATTTGGTCAGGGTGGGCTACAACAGCCGTTTCCCCTTCAATCATAGTCCCATCTGCAAAATGTCCTTGTAAAACAAGCGCTTCCTCACAAGCTGGCAAGACCTTGCCATCCACTTCCATCATAAAAGAAAGTAGACGCAAAGCGGCAAAGGTATCTCCCCGCATTTCAGCAATGGCTGCAATGATTAAATTCCCAATCGCGTGACCAGAAAATTCTTTATCTTCTTCACTAAAACGGTATTGGAATACATCTTTATATATTTTCTTCATGTCCGATAGCGCAACTAGGCAGTTACGGATATCTCCTGGAGGAATTGTACTGACTGCATTACGTAAAGATCCACTCGACCCACCATCATCAGCCACTGTGACGATGGCTGTCACATTACAATCAGCATTCTTTAGACCTTCCAACAAGATAGGAAGGCCCGTTCCGCCTCCGATGACCGCAACCTTTGGCCGTCTACCCGGACGTGGATTTTTATTAATCACGATAGGTTCATCGACTCTTTTCTTTTTGCGCGATCACGGTGGATGATGTTGACCTTGTAACCTAGGTCTTGGATATGGTGGGCAACACGTTCAGTCAAGGCAATTGACCGGTGCTGACCGCCTGTACAACCGATAGTGATCGTCAGACTAGATTTCCCTTCTTTTTCATATAAAGGTAATTCAAAATCTAATAAATCAGTGAATTTACGGTAGAAAGTCTCTGTTTCTGGCTGAGACATGACATAGTCATAAACTGGTGCATCTAGCCCTGTCATCGGGCGTAATTCATCGATATAATGCGGATTTGGTAAGAAACGGACGTCCATCACGATATCTGAATCAATAGGTAAACCATATTTGAAACCAAATGACATGACGTTAACAGTGAAGGTACCCTCATCTTCAGATTGGAATTCGGTCAACAATAACTCGCGGAATTTACGCGGTGTTAAGTTTGTCGTATCTATCACTGAAGATTCCTTACGAATATCATTTAATAAGATTTTTTCTTTTTGAATCGCTTCTAAGACAGAAACCCCATCTTTTTGAAGTGGGTGGGCACGGCGTGTTTCTTTATAACGCGCCACTAAAGTCTGATCATCCGCTTCTAGGAATAATACGGACATTTCAACGGTGTTTGTGTTGTCCATACCATTAATCTCTGTTAATAACTCATCAAAGAATGAACGTGAACGTAAATCAATCACTAAACAGATTTTACTGATTTTCCCCGTTTCTTTGATTAAATCCCAGAATTTAGGTAATAGCGACGGCGGCATATTATCCACGCAGTAGTAACCCATATCTTCAAAACTTTGTAGAGCGACCGTTTTACCGGCACCGCTCATACCTGTGATAATGACTAATTTTAATTGATCATTCAATTTGTTTTTTCCTCCTTAAAGGGGAGATGAAAGGTCGCCCTTTTATCGATAAAGCTGCCAGACAGCATACACTTAAGCCGTTAAGTCGTTTAAGGCTGCCTCATATGCCTTAATTTTTGCTTGTGTTGCTTCTAGTGAATCAGCGACCACACCAATATAGAACTTGATTTTTGGTTCTGTACCTGATGGTCTAACGGCAATCCATGTTTCATCTGCTAGATAGTATTTCAATACATTTGATTTGTCCATGCCTAAGGCTTCAGTAGTACCGTCAGCAAATTGGCGCGTATCTTGTAGGTAGTCTTCAGTTTCAACAACTGCTTGACCAGCGATTTCACTTAAACCTTCCCCACGCAAATTATTTAGGATGGATTCGATTTTCGTTGCACCCTCTTGGCCTGGTAAGCTTACAGAGATTGTTTTTTCTTGGTAGGTGCCGTATTCAGCAAACAAGTCTTGTAAGCCGTCATAAGCTGTTTTACCTTGTTTCTTGTAGAAAGCGGCTACTTCAGCTAATAATAAAGTCGCTTGAACGGCGTCTTTATCACGAACGAAGGCTTTCACTAAATATCCGTAACTTTCTTCGAAACCGAATAGGAAATTCTTGCTAGCATCAGCTTCATAGTTTTTGATCTTTTCCGCAATAAATTTGAATCCAGTTAATACGTCAACTGTTTCAACACCAAATGATTTGGCAATCGTTGTTGGCATCTCACTTGATACGATGGATTTTAAAATCACTCCGTTATCAGGTAATGTACCTGTATTTTTCTTAGCGGTTAAAATATAATGCGTCATTAATGCGGCAATTTGGTTACCAGTAATCACTTGGTAGTCACCATTTGGCAATTTTACAGCTGCACCCATACGGTCAGCATCCGGGTCAGTCGCGATTAAGATATCCGCGTCATTGTCCTTACCGTACTTTTCAGCCACTTCAAAGGCACCCGCTTCTTCAGGGTTTGGTGATTTAACCGTTGAAAAATCAGCATCCGGCTCTTTTTGCTCAGCCACATAGGTGACATTGGTAAACCCAGCGTCAGCTAAAGTCCGTTCCACCAACATTTGACCCGTACCATGTAGCGGTGTATAAACAATAGATACTTGGTCAGCCATCTCATCAATCACAGCTTGGTCCACCACAACAGCCTTCATATTGTCTAAGTATTTTTGGTCAATTTCTTCACCAATAATCGTAATTGTGCCGTCAGCCTTAAGAGCTGCTTCATCGCCCACTTCAACAGTTAATGGGTTTTCAACCGCACGTACGTTGGCCGTTACAGCATCCGCGTCCACTGGTGGCATTTGTCCACCATCTTCCCCGTAAACCTTGTAGCCGTTGTAGTCAGCCGGGTTGTGAGAAGCTGTGATCATAATCCCCGCAAAGGCATTTAATTCA from Aerococcus urinaeequi includes:
- a CDS encoding gluconeogenesis factor YvcK family protein; this encodes MINKNPRPGRRPKVAVIGGGTGLPILLEGLKNADCNVTAIVTVADDGGSSGSLRNAVSTIPPGDIRNCLVALSDMKKIYKDVFQYRFSEEDKEFSGHAIGNLIIAAIAEMRGDTFAALRLLSFMMEVDGKVLPACEEALVLQGHFADGTMIEGETAVVAHPDQIQEVTVRLANDRPKVDVSGNPITSPRAGREVVSEIMQADMVILGPGSLYTSILPNVAIEEIRNAIVDTPAKVVYICNIMTQLGETEHFSDADHVRVINEHLGAKAIDTVLLNKTPVPFEYLEGASEKDYLVQITQDRQGLADQKCQVVGCDFLNLEKSGVYHNQDKLVGAIMDVMNDRIK
- the rapZ gene encoding RNase adapter RapZ; this encodes MNDQLKLVIITGMSGAGKTVALQSFEDMGYYCVDNMPPSLLPKFWDLIKETGKISKICLVIDLRSRSFFDELLTEINGMDNTNTVEMSVLFLEADDQTLVARYKETRRAHPLQKDGVSVLEAIQKEKILLNDIRKESSVIDTTNLTPRKFRELLLTEFQSEDEGTFTVNVMSFGFKYGLPIDSDIVMDVRFLPNPHYIDELRPMTGLDAPVYDYVMSQPETETFYRKFTDLLDFELPLYEKEGKSSLTITIGCTGGQHRSIALTERVAHHIQDLGYKVNIIHRDRAKRKESMNLS
- a CDS encoding phospho-sugar mutase; protein product: MNWKETYLQWRNFEDLDDALKEDLASIEADEKLLEDAFYQPLSFGTAGMRGILGAGINRMNIYTIRQATEGLANLLEDYGQDAKDRGVAIAYDSRHMSPEFAMESAKTLGAHGIKSYVFEALRPTPELSFAVRELNAFAGIMITASHNPADYNGYKVYGEDGGQMPPVDADAVTANVRAVENPLTVEVGDEAALKADGTITIIGEEIDQKYLDNMKAVVVDQAVIDEMADQVSIVYTPLHGTGQMLVERTLADAGFTNVTYVAEQKEPDADFSTVKSPNPEEAGAFEVAEKYGKDNDADILIATDPDADRMGAAVKLPNGDYQVITGNQIAALMTHYILTAKKNTGTLPDNGVILKSIVSSEMPTTIAKSFGVETVDVLTGFKFIAEKIKNYEADASKNFLFGFEESYGYLVKAFVRDKDAVQATLLLAEVAAFYKKQGKTAYDGLQDLFAEYGTYQEKTISVSLPGQEGATKIESILNNLRGEGLSEIAGQAVVETEDYLQDTRQFADGTTEALGMDKSNVLKYYLADETWIAVRPSGTEPKIKFYIGVVADSLEATQAKIKAYEAALNDLTA